A genome region from Maylandia zebra isolate NMK-2024a linkage group LG6, Mzebra_GT3a, whole genome shotgun sequence includes the following:
- the ern2 gene encoding serine/threonine-protein kinase/endoribonuclease IRE1: protein MKQSVLGVMGAVGRLILSLLLLSLEGKLVQVGGVRSVTLPESLLFVSTLDGSLHAVSKQTGDIKWTLREDPIIQVPVYLTEPGFLPDPNDGSLYVLGGKHQEGLMKLPFTIPELVQAAPCRSSDGILYTGKKQDVWFVVDPETGEKQTSLTTSTSDSICPNSPLLYIGRTEYVVTMFDTKTQELRWNATYNDYSAPPYDEKQDYKMAHLVSSGDGLVVTVDRESGDVLWSQNYGSPVIGVYLYSGDSLRHAPHLSLAMETLRFLTFSSAGNQADAHSTLKWSYQFVKEQATAQTQLVPTLYVGKLDSHLYASTSLVHHGVSLVPRGLTLARIDGPLTAEVTVRERGECEITPSTDVRYPPGSINSQKNHWLLIGHHELPPVAHTTMLRDFPTTLQHSGEAVIPPRSSASTASPLSPASHYHQRYFQTLAGRHSDAKANQGGADGKTSGQDQRSATVLPLYVTQDRLTLAVVTLLLGGWLAFMFTYPIRAAQQLKAQRQLEEAFESRLQRMQAQTLVSSDPPPSTDANISSDPLPASTEAPPSPHSRSSSNTSHGDKNDKNGHKITAEENSEEVHVGKICFSPSEVLGHGSAGTFVFRGKFDDRLVAVKRILPECFEVAEREVQLLRESDTHPNVIRYFCTERDHLFTYIAIELCTATLQQYVEDPSSFPELSPITLLEQTMCGLSHLHSLNIVHRDLKPRNILLSGPSALGRVRALISDFGLCKKIPDGRSSFSLRSGIPGTEGWIAPEVLRDNPENKPTAAVDVFSAGCVFYYVISRGQHPFGDALRRQVNILSGEYSLSHFMEDLHDDVIAQDLIEQMISAEVESRPSTACVLKHPFFWSPEKQLLFFQDVSDRIEKEPADSPIVVRLETAGRLVVRTNWRMHISVPLQTDLRRFRTYKGNSVRDLLRAMRNKKHHYHELPPEVQETLGELPEGFVGYFTSRFPRLLMHTHAALQICAHERLFHPYYLPPNAK, encoded by the exons ATGAAACAAAGTGTTTTAGGGGTCATGGGGGCTGTGGGGCGCCTGATCCTGTCTCTTCTCCTGCTGTCGTTGGAAGGCAAGCTGGTTCAG GTTGGTGGGGTCAGATCAGTCACCCTTCCAGAGTCCCTCCTGTTTGTCTCCACTCTGGACGGTAGTCTGCATGCTGTCTCCAAACAGACAGGAGACATCAAATGGACTTTAAGAGAAG ACCCCATTATTCAAGTTCCTGTCTACCTCACAGA accaggtttcctcccaGACCCCAATGATGGCAGTTTATATGTACTCGGTGGAAAGCACCAGGAAGGTTTGATG AAACTGCCTTTTACCATCCCTGAGCTGGTACAGGCAGCTCCCTGCAGGAGCTCTGATGGGATACTCTATACAG GTAAAAAGCAGGATGTGTGGTTTGTGGTGGATCCTGAAACCGGTGAAAAGCAAACCAGTTTAACAACCTCCACCTCTGACTCCATCTGTCCCAACAGTCCCCTGCTCTACATTGGACGCACAG AATATGTTGTTACCATGTTTGATACGAAGACACAAGAGCTGCGATGGAACGCCACGTACAACGATTACTCTGCTCCACCTTACGACGAGAAGCAAGACTACA AAATGGCCCATCTTGTTTCCAGTGGTGATGGTCTTGTTGTGACAGTTGACAGAGAGTCAG GTGATGTCCTTTGGAGTCAGAACTATGGGTCGCCAGTGATCGGCGTCTACCTGTACTCTGGAGACTCGCTGAGACACGCCCCCCACCTGTCCCTTGCAATGGAAACACTGCGTTTTCTCACATTCTCGTCTGCTGGCAACCAGGCAGATGCACACTCCACTTTGAAGTGGAGCTATCAGTTTGTGAAGGAGCAAGCCACTGCACAGACTCAACTTGT GCCCACTCTCTATGTGGGAAAGCTGGACTCCCACCTCTATGCTTCGACTTCTCTTGTGCACCACGGAGTCTCATTAGTG CCTCGGGGACTGACCCTGGCACGGATCGACGGTCCACTGACGGCTGAGGTGACGGTCAGAGAGAGGGGGGAGTGTGAGATCACACCATCCACCGATGTGCGCTATCCTCCGGGGAGCATAAACAGCCAGAAAAACCACTGGCTGCTTATAG GTCACCATGAGCTCCCCCCAGTAGCCCACACAACCATGTTGAGAGATTTTCCCACCACCCTGCAGCATTCTGGTGAGGCGGTCATCCCCCCTCGATCTTCTGCCTCCACTGCCTCCCCGTTGTCCCCTGCCTCCCACTACCATCAGCGCTAT TTTCAAACATTAGCTGGCAGACATAGTGACGCTAAGGCTAACCAAGGAGGGGCTGATGGGAAGACATCAGGACAGGATCAGAGGTCagccaccgtgctgcctctCTATGTGACTCAGGACCGTCTGACTCTGGCTGTCGTGACTCTGCTGCTGGGAGGATGGCTCGCCTTCATGTTCACATATCCCATC CGTGCAGCTCAGCAGTTGAAAGCTCAAAGACAGCTGGAGGAAGCCTTTGAGTCTCGTCTCCAGCGCATGCAGGCACAAACCTTGGTTTCTTCAGACCCACCTCCTTCTACTGATGCAAACATCTCAAGCG ACCCGTTGCCTGCATCTACAGAAGCTCCACCTAGTCCTCACAgtcgcagcagcagcaacacatCGCATGGAGAtaaaaatgacaagaatggaCACAAAATCACAGCAG AAGAAAACAGTGAGGAGGTGCACGTGGGTAAAATCTGCTTCAGTCCCTCTGAGGTGCTTGGACACGGCTCTGCAGGAACATTTGTCTTCAG GGGTAAATTTGACGACCGCCTCGTTGCCGTGAAGCGAATTCTGCCAGAGTGTTTCGAGGTGGCAGAGCGAGAGGTGCAGCTCCTGCGAGAGTCTGACACGCACCCCAACGTCATCCGATACTTCTGCACAGAGCGAGACCACCTCTTCACCTACATCGCCATCGAGTTGTGCACCGCAACTCTGCAACAG TATGTGGAAGATCCGTCCTCCTTTCCTGAGCTGAGTCCTATAACTCTGCTGGAACAGACCATGTGTGGCCTCTCACATCTCCACTCACTCAATATAg TCCATCGTGACCTGAAGCCTAGAAACATCCTGCTTTCTGGGCCGAGCGCACTGGGTCGGGTCCGAGCTCTCATCTCGGATTTTGGGCTCTGTAAGAAGATTCCTGACGGTCGGAGCAGCTTCTCTTTGCGTTCTGGAATACCAGGAACTGAAGGGTGGATAGCTCCTGAAGTGCTGCGAgacaaccctgaaaataaacCG ACAGCAGCCGTGGACGTGTTTTCAGCAGGCTGTGTGTTTTACTACGTAatcagcagggggcagcacCCCTTTGGCGATGCACTGAGAAGACAGGTCAACATCCTGTCAGGAGAGTATTCGCTCTCACACTTTATGGAGGATTTACATG ATGATGTCATCGCACAGGATCTGATAGAGCAGATGATCAGTGCTGAGGTGGAGTCACGCCCCTCCACCGCCTGCGTGCTCAAACATCCGTTCTTCTGGAGCCCCGAGAAGCAGCTGCTATTTTTCCAG GATGTGAGTGACCGCATAGAGAAGGAGCCTGCAGACAGTCCAATTGTAGTCAGATTAGAAACTGCAGGAAGATTAGTCGTCCGAACCAACTGGAGGATGCACATCTCCGTGCCTCTGCAgacag ACTTGAGGCGGTTCAGGACCTATAAAGGAAACTCGGTGAGAGACCTGCTGAGAGCCATGAGGAATAAG AAGCATCACTACCACGAGCTCCCACCAGAGGTGCAGGAGACTCTTGGTGAGCTGCCCGAAGGCTTCGTCGGGTACTTCACATCACGGTTTCCACGGTTACTGATGCACACACACGCTGCGCTGCAAATCTGTGCCCATGAAAGACTGTTTCACCCTTACTACCTACCCCCCAATGCCAAATAG